A single Neoarius graeffei isolate fNeoGra1 chromosome 23, fNeoGra1.pri, whole genome shotgun sequence DNA region contains:
- the sdhc gene encoding succinate dehydrogenase cytochrome b560 subunit, mitochondrial isoform X1, which yields MQPKRRPQGTKAPKYVNINKLKDSFTKQSFADTLEEQLDAPILDEEDVEVAWTTLHDIVYNTAMECLGPPARKHKDWFDENHTEIKDLLEKKRAADKERLHDPKSIAKKDALRSIRSNIQLKLRVMQDSWLNAKAGKIQGYADMNDMRNFYNSLKEVYGPSSLGSFPLLSTDGTTLITEKDKILERWAKRFDSVLNRPSTINDEAIARLPQIPVNETLDAVPTLEEIQKAIRQLSSSKAPGSDSIPAELYKEGGSALTDKLLNLVQIIWAKDAVLQDFKDALIIHIYKRKGNRQACDNHRGISLLAIAGKILARVLLNRLNFHLEQGLLPESQCGFRKNRGTIDMVFAARQLQEKCQEQNVSLYSTYVDLTKAFDTVSRDGLWRIMAKYGCPSKFIIRQLHDGMLARVQDCRETSEPFPITNGVKQGCVLAPTLFSMMFSVMLSDAFTGSDAGIDIIPTAQSSTSGGSKQKTKVKSINELLFANDCALNATTEADMQCSVDKFAEACNNFGLTISTKKTEVMHQPAPGRPYIEPNITINGQRLNVVDKFTYLGSTLSRSVVMDDKMNARLAKASAAFGRLKTCGPGGVSPRKRRSKSTVP from the coding sequence ATGCAACCCAAGAGAAGACCCCAGGGCACCAAGGCGCCAAAGTATGTTAACATCAACAAGCTGAAAGACAGCTTCACCAAGCAGTCGTTTGCTGACACTTTGGAGGAGCAGTTAGATGCCCCCATACTTGATGAGGAGGACGTTGAAGTGGCGTGGACCACTCTCCATGACATTGTGTACAACACAGCCATGGAGTGCCTAGGGCCACCTGCCAGGAAGCACAAGGACTGGTTCGATGAGAATCACACTGAGATCAAGGACCTTCTCGAGAAGAAACGTGCCGCCGACAAAGAGCGTCTCCACGACCCCAAGTCAATAGCAAAGAAAGATGCCTTGCGGAGCATACGCAGTAATATACAACTCAAACTGCGCGTGATGCAAGACTCCTGGCTGAATGCAAAAGCTGGCAAGATCCAAGGCTATGCCGACATGAATGACATGAGAAACTTCTACAACAGCCTGAAAGAAGTCTACGGTCCCAGCAGCTTGGGATCATTCCCCCTGCTCAGCACAGATGGGACCACGCTCATCACAGAGAAGGACAAAATCCTCGAGCGGTGGGCCAAACGCTTTGACAGCGTCCTAAACAGACCGTCCACCATCAACGACGAAGCCATTGCAAGACTACCGCAGATCCCAGTGAATGAGACACTCGATGCTGTCCCTACTCTGGAGGAGATTCAGAAGGCCATTCGTCAGCTGTCTAGCAGCAAAGCACCTGGATCTGACTCCATCCCAGCCGAACTTTACAAGGAGGGTGGCTCAGCACTGACAGACAAGCTTCTCAATCTCGTCCAGATAATATGGGCGAAGGATGCAGTACTGCAAGATTTCAAAGATGCCTTGATCATCCACATATACAAGAGAAAGGGAAACCGCCAAGCCTGCGACAACCATCGTGGAATCTCCCTACTGGCCATCGCAGGCAAGATCCTGGCCAGAGTCCTCCTGAACCGGCTCAACTTCCACCTTGAGCAGGGACTTCTGCCAGAAAGTCAGTGTGGCTTCCGGAAGAATCGCGGGACCATCGACATGGTTTTTGCTGCGAGGCAACTCCAGGAGAAGTGCCAGGAGCAGAATGTCTCCTTGTACTCAACCTACGTCGATCTGACCAAGGCCTTTGATACTGTAAGCAGGGACGGCCTCTGGAGAATCATGGCGAAATACGGCTGCCCCAGCAAGTTCATCATTCGACAACTGCACGATGGCATGCTGGCCAGAGTCCAGGACTGCAGAGAAACATCTGAACCATTCCCTATCACCAACGGTGTAAAACAGGGATGTGTCCTGGCTCCCACGCTCTTCAGTATGATGTTTTCAGTGATGCTATCGGATGCATTCACTGGTTCAGATGCCGGGATCGATATCATACCGACAGCTCAATCTTCAACCTCAGGAGGCTCCAAGCAAAAAACCAAGGTGAAGTCAATCAATGAACTTCTGTTTGCCAATGACTGCGCCCTTAACGCTACCACAGAAGCTGACATGCAATGTAGTGTCGACAAGTTCGCTGAGGCCTGCAACAACTTCGGCTTAACCATCAGCACAAAGAAGACAGAAGTCATGCACCAGCCAGCACCAGGGAGACCCTACATCGAACCCAACATTACCATCAACGGGCAAAGACTAAACGTGGTTGACAAGTTCACGTACCTCGGCAGCACCCTCTCCAGGTCCGTTGTCATGGACGACAAGATGAATGCCAGACTTGCCAAAGCGAGTGCCGCATTTGGTAGACTAAAAACGTGTGGACCCGGAGGGGTATCTCCGAGGAAACGAAGATCGAAGTCTACTGTGCCATAG
- the sdhc gene encoding succinate dehydrogenase cytochrome b560 subunit, mitochondrial isoform X2: MVFRQGLCSSRAQLCRHAVPMGTSAKKEMDKFWAKNSELNRPLSPHITIYRWSVPMMMSITHRGTGVGLSAGISAFAAAALVLPGSFPYYLDLVHSFSVGPALITTAKFALSFPVAYHTYNGIRHLMWDVGKGFKIPEVYASGYIVICLSILTSIALTAL; this comes from the exons ATGGTGTTCCGGCAGGGTCTGTGTTCATCACGGGCACAACTCTGTAGGCa TGCTGTTCCCATGGGAACCTCAGCAAAAAAGGAGATGGACAAATTCTGGGCCAAAAATTCTGAACTCAACAGACCTCTTTCTCCTCATATAACCATTTATAG GTGGTCAGTCCCCATGATGATGTCAATCACTCACAGAGGAACAGGCGTAGGGCTCAGTGCAG GTATTTCTGCTTTTGCGGCTGCTGCGCTAGTGTTGCCAGGCAGTTTTCCTTACTACCTGGACCTAGTCCACTCGTTCTCTGTGGGTCCAGCCCTCATCACCACAGCCAAATTCGCCCTGTCCTTCCCAGTGGCCTACCACACTTACAATGGCATTCGCCACCtg atgTGGGATGTCGGGAAGGGTTTTAAGATCCCTGAGGTCTACGCTTCTGGCTACATTGTCATCTGTCTGTCCATTCTCACCTCCATTGCCTTGACTGCACTCTGA
- the sdhc gene encoding succinate dehydrogenase cytochrome b560 subunit, mitochondrial isoform X5, which produces MALPLRMVFRQGLCSSRAQLCRHAVPMGTSAKKEMDKFWAKNSELNRPLSPHITIYRWSVPMMMSITHRGTGVGLSAGISAFAAAALVLPGSFPYYLDLVHSFSVGPALITTAKFALSFPVAYHTYNGIRHLMWDVGKGFKIPEVYASGYIVICLSILTSIALTAL; this is translated from the exons GATGGTGTTCCGGCAGGGTCTGTGTTCATCACGGGCACAACTCTGTAGGCa TGCTGTTCCCATGGGAACCTCAGCAAAAAAGGAGATGGACAAATTCTGGGCCAAAAATTCTGAACTCAACAGACCTCTTTCTCCTCATATAACCATTTATAG GTGGTCAGTCCCCATGATGATGTCAATCACTCACAGAGGAACAGGCGTAGGGCTCAGTGCAG GTATTTCTGCTTTTGCGGCTGCTGCGCTAGTGTTGCCAGGCAGTTTTCCTTACTACCTGGACCTAGTCCACTCGTTCTCTGTGGGTCCAGCCCTCATCACCACAGCCAAATTCGCCCTGTCCTTCCCAGTGGCCTACCACACTTACAATGGCATTCGCCACCtg atgTGGGATGTCGGGAAGGGTTTTAAGATCCCTGAGGTCTACGCTTCTGGCTACATTGTCATCTGTCTGTCCATTCTCACCTCCATTGCCTTGACTGCACTCTGA